From one Pseudomonadota bacterium genomic stretch:
- a CDS encoding G8 domain-containing protein, with amino-acid sequence MKTLRFQRNTLSVLILSTFGLHQAPLAAETAAPEVSPAIRSMVNTRLSREEIRNFETFLAALEASMAKARAEGRDADEEDVPDDEDLDDEDLEEEDPEDEDLEDEETEDEETEDGDLEDEDDDVEPDDEDSEDDAEDGDSDEEDGPDEGDDDRDDEEADDEDDTGDSDGDDSGGDDSDGDDSDGDDSDGDDSDGDDSDGDDSDGDDSDGDGSDGDDSDGDGSDGDGDGDGDGSQLVDREPTAPTNLAECTFVANNMMELVALEHVTHTAVASGNWSSPATWANNTVPTDGARVHIPPQTTVTLDGQASARLETVRVDGTLAFANTVNTRLLVDTLVSTMMGQLHVGTASAPIQDTVTAEVVFVDDGAVNAACDTTQVGRGALLMGRTEMHGAAKTHRAVLAAPAARGAQTIELNAMPSGWAVGDQIVITGTVVGDPRSDEVRTVSSINGRIIGFDQPLALDHAAPSAGLNVYVANTTRNIEFRSENPSLHHRAHMMLMHTLDVSIENARFTDMGRTDKTHELDDIRFEFSEDAVGNNSGAPVVFTTSRGNSYNVRGRYPIHFHRGGVDPSSTPALVRGSVVFNSPGWGFVMHSAHVNFVDNVSYDVQGTGFYTEAGDEIGSMQGNIAIRSVNDAFQFDSVGGAIDPDLGHDNQEFGNDGDGYWLSGHGVSMINNVSAGSTAHGIIYWADGLVEADLANPGRRTVKVAHVENGNLIPNREEIPTWWAPVAEISGNEAYGSSIGFRVRYTHSQSYMGEGGSAFHAPPPQAYIDTLNPTISGLTVWGNRDGVLLNYTARMSLKDSRIVGIGAPFYLDPGTANSGVGLDLGTEITNGFGHIDSVTIEGFEMGFVAPRNDQWLMENLTLRNVRDMLISEPVQGPRTITMNNVTFGDLSGTAVAGRESERRNIELSPVLEVDFQPYYFVLPDHLVLDGRGIYFPQQAASYVPLPELLAPGDEPGSEQVPQRFVGQTNQQLLTQYGLAFGGAILPADAQTDARVTGGFVGSAPAAATTLPPLRDTTNGGANPEPAEGNPWPEITGNYLNIKPGQTLTLMRTNLNATDTDSAPSELRYSVSQVRGGYFAHRDNPTTAIAGFTQAEVDGGVIRFVHGGGSVVPSYAVTLTDGTTQSPVSTVRATLIP; translated from the coding sequence ATGAAGACCCTTCGATTCCAGAGAAACACCCTGTCCGTTCTGATCCTGTCCACATTCGGACTGCATCAGGCGCCCCTCGCCGCCGAGACCGCCGCACCGGAGGTCAGCCCGGCAATCCGCAGCATGGTCAACACGCGCTTGTCGCGTGAAGAGATCCGGAATTTCGAGACGTTCCTGGCAGCGCTCGAGGCCTCGATGGCCAAGGCGCGTGCCGAGGGCCGCGATGCCGACGAGGAGGACGTCCCTGATGACGAAGACCTCGATGACGAGGACCTTGAAGAGGAGGACCCCGAGGACGAAGACCTCGAAGATGAAGAGACCGAAGATGAAGAGACCGAAGACGGCGATCTCGAAGACGAGGACGACGACGTCGAACCGGACGACGAGGACAGTGAGGACGACGCGGAAGACGGGGACTCGGACGAGGAAGACGGCCCGGATGAGGGTGATGACGACCGCGACGACGAGGAAGCCGACGACGAGGACGATACAGGCGACTCCGACGGCGATGACTCTGGCGGCGATGACTCCGACGGCGATGACTCCGACGGCGATGACTCGGACGGCGATGACTCCGACGGCGATGACTCCGACGGCGATGACTCGGACGGCGATGACTCGGACGGCGATGGCTCGGACGGCGATGACTCGGACGGCGATGGCTCGGACGGCGATGGCGATGGCGATGGCGATGGATCGCAGCTAGTCGACCGGGAGCCCACGGCGCCAACCAACCTCGCCGAGTGCACCTTCGTCGCCAACAACATGATGGAGCTGGTCGCGCTCGAGCACGTGACCCACACGGCGGTTGCGTCCGGCAACTGGTCGTCCCCCGCCACCTGGGCCAACAACACCGTGCCGACCGACGGCGCGCGCGTCCACATCCCACCGCAGACGACGGTCACCCTTGACGGACAAGCGTCTGCACGGTTGGAGACGGTCCGCGTCGACGGCACCCTCGCCTTCGCGAACACGGTCAACACCCGCCTCCTGGTCGACACCCTGGTGAGCACGATGATGGGACAACTGCACGTCGGCACGGCTTCGGCGCCCATCCAGGACACCGTGACGGCCGAGGTCGTGTTCGTTGACGACGGCGCGGTCAACGCGGCCTGCGACACCACGCAAGTCGGCCGTGGTGCCTTGCTGATGGGCCGGACCGAGATGCACGGGGCCGCCAAGACCCACCGCGCCGTCCTGGCTGCGCCCGCGGCCAGAGGCGCACAGACGATCGAACTCAACGCGATGCCGTCAGGTTGGGCCGTCGGCGACCAGATTGTCATCACCGGCACAGTGGTGGGTGACCCGCGCAGTGACGAAGTCAGGACCGTGTCATCAATCAACGGCCGCATCATCGGCTTCGACCAACCGCTCGCGCTGGACCACGCCGCCCCGAGCGCAGGCCTGAATGTCTACGTGGCCAACACCACCCGCAACATCGAGTTTCGCTCGGAGAACCCCTCTCTGCACCACCGCGCCCACATGATGTTGATGCACACGCTCGATGTGTCGATCGAAAACGCGCGCTTCACCGACATGGGGCGCACCGACAAGACCCACGAGCTCGATGACATCCGCTTCGAGTTCAGCGAAGACGCCGTCGGCAACAACAGCGGCGCACCCGTCGTCTTCACCACAAGCCGGGGCAACAGCTACAACGTCCGAGGACGCTACCCAATACACTTCCACCGCGGCGGTGTGGACCCGAGCAGCACGCCGGCGCTCGTCCGCGGCAGCGTGGTCTTCAACAGCCCAGGTTGGGGTTTCGTGATGCACTCGGCGCACGTCAACTTCGTCGACAACGTGTCCTACGACGTGCAGGGCACGGGCTTCTACACCGAAGCGGGCGACGAGATCGGCTCGATGCAAGGCAACATTGCAATCCGCTCGGTCAACGATGCCTTTCAGTTCGACTCGGTCGGCGGTGCAATCGACCCGGACCTCGGCCACGATAACCAGGAGTTCGGCAACGACGGCGACGGCTACTGGTTGTCCGGCCACGGCGTGAGCATGATCAACAACGTCTCGGCGGGCTCGACCGCACACGGCATCATCTACTGGGCTGACGGACTCGTCGAGGCCGACCTTGCCAACCCCGGCCGTCGCACGGTGAAGGTGGCGCACGTCGAAAATGGCAACCTGATTCCCAACCGCGAGGAGATCCCGACGTGGTGGGCGCCGGTCGCCGAGATCAGCGGCAACGAAGCCTACGGCTCCTCGATCGGTTTCCGGGTGCGGTACACCCACTCGCAGAGCTACATGGGCGAAGGCGGCAGCGCGTTTCACGCACCCCCGCCCCAGGCGTACATCGACACACTGAACCCGACCATCTCCGGCCTCACAGTCTGGGGTAACCGCGATGGCGTGCTGCTGAACTACACCGCGCGCATGAGCTTGAAGGACAGCCGAATCGTCGGCATCGGCGCACCCTTCTACCTCGACCCGGGCACCGCCAACTCGGGGGTCGGGCTTGACCTTGGCACGGAGATTACCAACGGCTTCGGCCACATCGATTCGGTCACCATCGAGGGCTTCGAGATGGGCTTCGTCGCCCCCCGGAACGACCAGTGGCTGATGGAGAACCTCACGCTGCGGAACGTGCGCGACATGCTGATCTCAGAACCCGTGCAAGGGCCGAGAACCATCACCATGAACAACGTCACCTTTGGTGACCTGAGCGGCACAGCGGTCGCAGGCCGGGAATCGGAGCGCCGAAACATCGAGCTCTCCCCGGTCCTCGAGGTCGACTTCCAGCCATACTACTTCGTGCTGCCCGATCACCTGGTTCTGGACGGTCGTGGAATCTACTTTCCTCAGCAAGCTGCGAGCTACGTTCCTCTGCCGGAATTGCTCGCACCGGGCGATGAGCCAGGTTCCGAGCAGGTACCGCAACGCTTTGTTGGCCAGACCAACCAGCAGCTGTTAACACAGTACGGCTTGGCATTCGGCGGTGCGATCCTGCCGGCAGATGCCCAGACGGATGCACGCGTCACAGGTGGATTCGTGGGCAGCGCACCGGCGGCAGCAACGACACTACCGCCGCTGCGCGACACAACAAACGGTGGCGCCAACCCGGAACCAGCCGAAGGCAACCCCTGGCCGGAAATCACAGGCAACTACCTCAACATCAAACCAGGCCAAACGCTGACGCTGATGCGAACCAACCTCAACGCCACCGACACGGATTCGGCACCGTCCGAGCTGCGCTACAGCGTGTCCCAGGTGAGGGGCGGTTACTTCGCGCACCGCGACAACCCGACCACCGCGATCGCCGGCTTCACCCAAGCGGAAGTGGACGGCGGCGTGATCCGGTTCGTCCACGGTGGCGGGAGCGTCGTACCGTCCTACGCCGTGACACTGACTGACGGTACCACGCAGTCGCCGGTGAGCACGGTCAGGGCCACGCTGATCCCGTAG
- a CDS encoding aldehyde dehydrogenase: MHVDLLIDNAAVAADSGDVFTRLSPVTGEVASTAAAARAADVDKAVRAADAAFPAWSTLGPSARRAVLNACADALEARSDDFIALGKRETGGTAPWFGFNVMLAAGMLREAAAMTTQIKGEVIPANKPGTLAMGYRQPVGVLVGMAPWNAPIILGVRAFAMPIACGNTVVLKASEKCPGLHSLIGQCMAEGGLPPGVLNVITHAANDAPDVVNALIDHPLTRRINFTGSTRVGSLIAERAATHLKPCLLELGGKAPLIVLDDADINAAVNAAGFGAFMNQGQICMSTEKVIVDSSVYDAFCSAFAEKANSLASGTPDDGVPLGSVVDRDTVDHVARLIEDALDHGARLLAGGAPDTGTIMPATVVADVTPSMAIYSAESFGPVTTVIRASNEDNAVEIANDTEYGLSGAVFTRDVRRGMEIAKRMQTGIAHINGPTVGDEAQMPFGGTKASGYGRFGGSAAIDEFTELRWITVEDPQQHYPI, from the coding sequence ATGCACGTTGATCTCTTGATTGACAACGCCGCCGTGGCCGCCGACAGCGGCGACGTGTTCACCCGTCTCTCTCCCGTCACCGGCGAGGTGGCAAGCACAGCGGCGGCGGCACGTGCCGCCGATGTGGACAAGGCGGTCCGCGCCGCCGACGCGGCCTTCCCCGCCTGGTCAACCCTGGGGCCGAGTGCAAGGCGGGCCGTGCTGAACGCCTGCGCCGATGCCCTCGAGGCACGCTCGGACGATTTCATCGCACTCGGCAAACGCGAGACGGGCGGCACGGCGCCCTGGTTCGGCTTCAACGTGATGTTGGCCGCCGGCATGTTGCGCGAAGCCGCTGCGATGACGACGCAAATCAAGGGCGAGGTGATCCCCGCAAACAAGCCCGGTACGCTCGCGATGGGCTACCGTCAGCCGGTCGGTGTGCTGGTTGGCATGGCACCCTGGAACGCGCCGATCATCCTCGGTGTGCGGGCCTTTGCAATGCCGATCGCCTGTGGCAACACGGTGGTGCTGAAAGCGTCCGAGAAGTGCCCGGGCCTGCACAGTCTGATCGGTCAGTGCATGGCCGAGGGCGGCCTGCCACCCGGGGTGCTGAACGTCATCACGCACGCGGCCAACGACGCGCCTGACGTCGTCAATGCGCTGATCGACCACCCACTGACACGGCGCATCAACTTCACGGGCTCAACCCGCGTCGGCTCGCTGATCGCCGAGCGCGCAGCCACACACCTCAAGCCCTGCCTGCTTGAACTCGGCGGCAAGGCCCCGCTGATCGTGCTGGACGACGCGGACATCAACGCTGCCGTGAACGCGGCCGGCTTCGGCGCCTTCATGAATCAGGGCCAGATCTGCATGTCGACAGAGAAGGTCATTGTCGACTCGAGTGTCTACGACGCCTTTTGCTCGGCCTTTGCCGAAAAAGCAAACAGCCTCGCATCCGGCACACCGGACGACGGTGTGCCGTTGGGGTCCGTTGTCGACCGCGACACCGTCGACCACGTCGCCCGCCTGATCGAAGATGCACTCGACCATGGTGCCCGGCTACTGGCCGGCGGCGCGCCCGACACCGGCACGATCATGCCGGCGACCGTCGTCGCCGATGTCACACCGTCCATGGCCATCTACTCGGCCGAGAGTTTCGGCCCGGTGACGACGGTCATCCGCGCCTCGAACGAAGACAATGCCGTCGAGATCGCAAATGACACGGAGTACGGGCTTTCGGGCGCCGTGTTCACACGCGATGTCCGTCGAGGCATGGAGATCGCCAAGCGCATGCAAACGGGTATCGCGCACATCAACGGCCCAACCGTCGGTGACGAGGCACAGATGCCCTTCGGCGGCACCAAGGCGAGCGGCTATGGCCGCTTCGGCGGCTCGGCAGCAATCGACGAATTCACCGAGCTGCGTTGGATCACGGTCGAAGACCCCCAGCAGCACTACCCGATCTGA
- a CDS encoding IclR family transcriptional regulator has protein sequence MPTPLNSSLVKGFEILSLYTRSRPELCAADLVAQLGLNKATAHRFLVTLEAVGAVRSTKRGYFALGPKIDELGQTSADTGAIAVLAQPELRALADTLNESVMLCRLGKGGPTCVAVANSTQAISVNITVGTVLPVHASAQGKLWLAEMDPRTRAARLDAAGVLAAPGAPLDRERLEAELDSVRQQGYATNLGENETDIAAVSVAVRWPDGRMAYSLSVFGLLRRFDTAFRARAKAALDTAAQRIGAFVQ, from the coding sequence GTGCCCACGCCCCTGAACAGTTCGCTTGTCAAAGGGTTCGAAATCCTCTCCTTGTACACACGATCCCGGCCGGAGCTCTGCGCGGCTGACCTGGTTGCGCAGCTCGGGTTGAACAAGGCGACGGCGCACCGCTTCCTGGTGACGCTCGAAGCGGTTGGCGCGGTGAGGTCCACCAAACGGGGCTACTTCGCGCTTGGCCCGAAGATCGACGAACTCGGGCAGACCTCAGCGGACACCGGGGCCATTGCCGTGCTTGCGCAACCTGAACTGAGGGCACTGGCCGACACACTCAACGAATCGGTCATGCTGTGCAGACTTGGCAAGGGTGGCCCCACTTGCGTCGCGGTGGCCAACTCCACCCAGGCCATTTCAGTCAACATCACAGTGGGCACGGTGCTGCCCGTTCACGCCTCGGCGCAGGGCAAGCTCTGGCTGGCCGAGATGGACCCGAGGACCCGCGCCGCCCGGCTCGATGCGGCAGGGGTACTGGCGGCACCGGGCGCGCCGCTCGACCGGGAGCGCCTGGAGGCCGAACTCGACAGCGTTCGACAACAGGGGTACGCAACCAACCTCGGTGAGAACGAGACCGACATTGCAGCGGTGTCGGTCGCCGTCCGCTGGCCTGACGGCAGGATGGCCTATTCGCTCTCGGTGTTCGGCCTCCTTCGTCGGTTTGACACTGCATTCAGAGCCAGAGCGAAAGCGGCCTTGGACACCGCTGCGCAGCGCATTGGAGCGTTCGTTCAATGA
- a CDS encoding tetratricopeptide repeat protein, whose translation MDYYNLGAYRRPVSTANRDAQAWFDRGLIWTYGYNHEKAVACFETALAHDPTCAMAHWGIAYAAGPNYNFEWWKMDPTTKADALARAYDSTKAALALVGAVTPVERALIEALPARYPQRDPIDDQRPWNDDFAAAMKTAHAAHPDDLDLTAIYAESILNQTPWRMWDIRHNTVADGADSLAAQAVLERALETPTGRDHPGILHLYVHLMEMSPTPEKALGAGDRLRELVPDAGHLIHMPTHIDIQCGHYHDALFWNLKGIEADLKFANRNGRINFYTSYRIHAYHFAVYSAMFLGQYAPAMTAAEDMMSEIPERLLRKTSPPMADMLEGYFSIKTHVQIRFGRWHDIVSAPLREDQALYCHTTASQHYAKAVAHAALGDVPAAESARQDFLKARAHVPDSRRIHNNRCVDLLDIAAEMLDGELEYRKGNHDVAFTHLQKAIALEDGLNYDEPWGWMQPVRHALGALALEQDRLDLAEQAYREDLGLAGELPRACIHPDNVWSLTGLDACLRQRGAGDTAEATLIRQQRELAAARTDQPVGASCFCAQSATKAEHP comes from the coding sequence ATGGATTACTACAATCTTGGCGCGTATCGCCGACCGGTCTCAACGGCGAACCGCGACGCGCAGGCCTGGTTCGACCGCGGGCTGATCTGGACCTACGGCTATAACCACGAGAAAGCCGTCGCCTGCTTCGAAACGGCGCTCGCACACGACCCGACTTGCGCCATGGCCCACTGGGGCATCGCCTACGCCGCAGGGCCAAACTACAACTTCGAGTGGTGGAAGATGGACCCCACCACCAAGGCCGACGCGCTCGCTCGCGCTTACGACAGCACGAAGGCTGCACTCGCCCTCGTCGGTGCAGTCACGCCGGTGGAGCGCGCCCTGATCGAGGCCCTGCCTGCGCGTTACCCGCAGCGCGATCCGATCGACGACCAGCGGCCCTGGAACGACGACTTCGCGGCGGCGATGAAAACGGCCCACGCAGCACACCCGGACGACCTCGACCTCACGGCAATCTACGCGGAATCGATCCTCAACCAAACGCCCTGGCGCATGTGGGACATCCGGCACAACACGGTTGCAGATGGCGCTGACTCACTCGCCGCTCAAGCCGTGCTCGAACGCGCGCTCGAGACGCCGACCGGCCGAGACCACCCGGGCATCCTCCATCTCTATGTGCACCTGATGGAAATGTCGCCGACGCCGGAGAAAGCCCTGGGTGCCGGAGACCGGTTGCGCGAGCTCGTGCCCGACGCCGGGCACCTGATCCACATGCCGACCCACATCGACATTCAATGCGGCCACTACCACGACGCGCTGTTCTGGAACCTGAAAGGGATCGAGGCGGATCTCAAGTTCGCCAACCGCAACGGGCGGATCAACTTCTACACCAGCTACCGCATTCACGCCTACCACTTCGCGGTCTACAGCGCGATGTTCCTCGGCCAATACGCGCCGGCGATGACGGCGGCCGAGGACATGATGTCGGAGATCCCGGAACGGCTGCTGCGCAAGACGAGCCCCCCGATGGCCGACATGCTCGAGGGCTACTTCTCGATCAAGACCCACGTGCAGATCCGCTTTGGCCGCTGGCACGACATCGTGTCGGCCCCGCTGCGCGAGGACCAGGCGCTCTACTGCCACACGACGGCCTCGCAGCACTACGCCAAGGCCGTCGCCCACGCCGCGCTCGGCGATGTCCCGGCGGCCGAGTCGGCACGGCAGGACTTCCTCAAAGCGCGCGCACACGTGCCTGACAGTCGCCGCATCCACAACAACCGCTGCGTCGATCTGCTCGATATCGCTGCCGAGATGCTCGACGGCGAACTCGAATACAGAAAGGGCAACCACGACGTCGCGTTCACACACTTGCAAAAAGCCATTGCACTCGAGGATGGCCTCAACTACGACGAGCCCTGGGGCTGGATGCAACCCGTCCGGCATGCCCTCGGTGCGCTGGCACTCGAGCAGGACCGACTCGACCTCGCCGAGCAAGCCTACCGGGAAGACCTCGGGCTCGCAGGCGAGCTGCCTCGGGCCTGCATTCACCCCGACAACGTCTGGAGCCTCACCGGCCTCGACGCTTGCCTGCGCCAGCGCGGCGCCGGCGACACCGCGGAGGCAACCCTGATCCGACAGCAACGCGAGCTCGCCGCCGCCCGCACGGATCAACCGGTTGGCGCCTCGTGCTTTTGCGCGCAATCGGCGACAAAAGCCGAACATCCCTGA
- a CDS encoding phosphoribosyl-AMP cyclohydrolase has translation MTRNSFLAGTAATLLASSAWASAITEQQVIDAQTTWGEGIVAIAKIHTEGGDYAARATDHINALYAYGVSDVMFKPTLAAEDQFRETFDEALSYFIGTQGSEDSGFAIKGWTNVRWESNGIFTTKDAATAMGNYYFTGPDGTETKVEYSFGYVMDADGNLKINLHHSSLPYNPS, from the coding sequence ATGACACGGAATTCCTTTCTCGCCGGCACAGCCGCAACCCTGTTGGCCAGTTCAGCCTGGGCGAGCGCCATCACCGAACAGCAGGTGATCGACGCGCAGACCACCTGGGGCGAGGGGATCGTCGCGATCGCCAAGATCCACACCGAGGGCGGTGACTACGCTGCGCGCGCGACCGACCACATCAACGCGCTCTACGCGTACGGCGTCTCCGACGTGATGTTCAAGCCCACACTCGCAGCCGAAGACCAGTTCCGCGAAACCTTCGACGAGGCATTGAGCTACTTCATCGGCACCCAAGGCAGCGAGGACAGCGGCTTCGCCATCAAGGGCTGGACCAACGTGCGTTGGGAGAGCAACGGTATCTTCACCACGAAAGACGCGGCAACCGCCATGGGCAACTACTACTTCACCGGTCCGGACGGCACCGAGACCAAAGTGGAGTACTCCTTTGGCTACGTGATGGACGCTGACGGCAACCTGAAGATCAACCTCCACCACTCTTCGCTGCCGTACAACCCGTCCTGA
- a CDS encoding DUF3179 domain-containing (seleno)protein, with translation MLSDYALAQFGAPPAVPSGALPDAARRAVDAFVAHSLDPAADPGADAAVLQAVADTADPRLVWVIADVMRFTWRSATFSALADTGRALLGIAFESISVREELLDHLIAWRVPAYPGYLAHKRAVFTRYVDGWDRLFVEGDIAWERVSWGGVNIDARRFGDPDTACACIPAADNPDVSNASDATWLRDTDIVFGVSVNGEHRAYPRRIMEVREMVNDTLGGRALGIPYCSLCGAAQAYFTDGLPPGVARPVLRTSGLLMRSNKVMYDLNTDSLFDTFLGRAVTGPLSEAGVVLKAASVVTTEWGAWKAAHPDTTVLVEALALGRDYDLRNTRDARGPIFLVGDVDPRLPVHEDIVGAIAPDGTPVAFQRTAAVLALQRGETVQLAGVQLVVDAGGLRATDADGSDLGSHPAYWFAWSQFHPGTELWLP, from the coding sequence ATGCTCTCAGACTACGCGCTGGCGCAGTTCGGTGCGCCCCCGGCGGTGCCGAGCGGGGCGTTGCCCGACGCGGCCCGTCGGGCGGTCGATGCGTTTGTCGCGCACAGCCTCGACCCCGCTGCCGACCCCGGGGCCGATGCGGCGGTGTTGCAGGCCGTCGCGGACACCGCCGACCCGCGGCTGGTCTGGGTGATAGCCGATGTCATGCGCTTCACCTGGCGGTCTGCGACGTTCTCGGCGCTCGCCGACACGGGGCGCGCACTGCTGGGCATCGCATTCGAGTCGATTTCGGTGCGTGAGGAACTGCTCGACCACTTGATCGCCTGGCGGGTGCCGGCCTACCCCGGGTACCTCGCGCACAAGCGGGCGGTGTTCACGCGCTACGTGGACGGCTGGGACCGCCTTTTCGTCGAGGGCGACATCGCCTGGGAACGCGTGTCCTGGGGCGGCGTCAACATCGATGCCCGGCGGTTCGGCGACCCCGACACGGCTTGTGCGTGCATCCCGGCCGCGGACAACCCGGACGTCAGCAACGCAAGCGATGCCACGTGGCTGCGCGACACCGACATCGTCTTCGGGGTGTCGGTGAACGGCGAGCACCGGGCCTACCCGCGGCGCATCATGGAGGTGCGCGAGATGGTCAACGACACCCTCGGGGGGCGTGCACTCGGCATCCCCTACTGCTCGCTCTGCGGCGCGGCCCAGGCCTATTTCACCGACGGCCTGCCGCCGGGTGTGGCGCGCCCGGTGCTGCGCACCTCTGGGCTCTTGATGCGGTCGAACAAGGTGATGTACGACCTCAACACCGACTCCCTGTTCGACACCTTCCTCGGGCGTGCGGTAACCGGGCCACTTTCGGAGGCGGGTGTGGTGCTGAAAGCGGCGTCCGTGGTCACGACCGAATGGGGCGCGTGGAAAGCCGCGCACCCGGACACCACGGTGTTGGTCGAGGCCTTGGCGCTGGGTCGCGACTACGACCTGCGCAACACCCGCGATGCGCGCGGGCCGATCTTTCTGGTCGGCGACGTCGACCCGCGGCTGCCGGTGCACGAGGACATTGTTGGCGCGATCGCGCCGGACGGCACCCCAGTGGCGTTTCAGCGCACCGCAGCGGTGCTGGCACTGCAACGCGGCGAAACGGTGCAGCTCGCGGGCGTGCAGCTCGTGGTTGACGCGGGCGGGCTGCGTGCGACCGATGCGGACGGGAGCGACCTTGGCAGCCATCCGGCCTACTGGTTTGCCTGGTCGCAGTTTCACCCGGGCACCGAACTCTGGTTGCCCTAG
- a CDS encoding alpha-hydroxy acid oxidase, with product MRLNDCHNFNDFRKLAKRRLPGPIFHYIDGAADDERTYNRNTAAFDDCDLVPNVLAGVDDVDMSVEVMGQKLDMPLYCAPTALQRLFHHDGERAVGKAATKFGTMFGVSSLATVTVEEIEKLAPGPKMFQFYFHKDRGLNDALLERARAANFNVMALTVDTITGGNRERDLRTGFTSPPKLTAASALSFATHPMWAWNFFTKEKFDMPHLSGHVSAGTNLAVSVGEYFSTMLDQSMNWDDAEKLCAQWNGQFALKGIMSVEDAKRAADIGCTGIMVSNHGGRQLDGSRAPFDQLAEIVDAVGDRLDVICESGIQRGTHVLKALSVGAKACSGGRLYLYALAAAGQAGVERALGNLRTEIERDMKLMGVTKIDQLNRENLRWR from the coding sequence GTGCGCCTGAACGACTGTCACAATTTCAACGACTTCCGGAAACTGGCGAAGCGCCGACTGCCGGGGCCCATCTTCCACTACATCGACGGCGCCGCCGACGATGAGCGCACCTACAACCGCAACACCGCAGCGTTTGACGACTGCGACCTCGTGCCCAACGTGCTGGCCGGCGTCGATGACGTCGACATGTCGGTCGAGGTCATGGGCCAGAAGTTGGACATGCCGCTCTACTGCGCACCGACCGCCCTCCAGCGTCTGTTCCACCACGACGGCGAGCGCGCCGTCGGCAAGGCCGCGACCAAATTCGGCACCATGTTCGGGGTGTCATCGCTCGCAACCGTGACCGTCGAGGAAATCGAAAAGCTCGCGCCCGGTCCGAAGATGTTCCAGTTCTACTTCCACAAGGACCGCGGGCTGAACGACGCGTTGCTCGAGCGCGCTCGCGCGGCCAATTTCAACGTCATGGCGCTGACCGTCGACACCATCACCGGCGGCAACCGGGAACGCGATCTGCGCACAGGCTTCACCTCACCGCCGAAACTCACGGCGGCGAGCGCCCTGAGTTTCGCCACCCATCCGATGTGGGCGTGGAATTTCTTCACCAAGGAGAAGTTCGACATGCCACACCTCTCGGGCCACGTCTCGGCGGGCACCAACCTCGCGGTGTCGGTCGGCGAGTACTTCTCCACCATGCTCGACCAGTCGATGAACTGGGACGACGCCGAGAAACTCTGCGCGCAGTGGAACGGTCAGTTCGCGTTGAAAGGCATCATGAGCGTGGAAGACGCCAAGCGCGCCGCCGACATCGGCTGCACCGGCATCATGGTGTCCAACCACGGGGGCCGCCAACTCGACGGCTCTCGTGCGCCGTTCGACCAGCTCGCCGAAATCGTCGACGCGGTCGGCGACCGACTGGATGTGATCTGCGAGTCGGGTATCCAGCGCGGCACCCACGTCCTCAAGGCACTGTCCGTCGGTGCCAAGGCCTGCTCGGGCGGGCGGCTCTACCTCTACGCCCTCGCAGCGGCAGGCCAGGCCGGGGTCGAGCGCGCGCTCGGCAACCTGCGCACCGAGATCGAGCGTGACATGAAGCTCATGGGTGTGACCAAGATCGACCAACTGAACCGCGAGAACCTGCGCTGGCGCTGA